One Phycisphaerae bacterium genomic region harbors:
- a CDS encoding gamma-glutamyl-gamma-aminobutyrate hydrolase family protein has product MRPRIGITCGYRPGEPVNGYETALLAVDARFCDVVFDGGGEPLLIPPAAREADLLPILRTLSGMILTGGPDVPPERYGAKPHPETKLLHPRRVAVDFAAARFADEQELAVLAICCGIQEWNVHRGGTLHQHLPDLQCSPQIKHREGNTFSHHPIRIDEKSLLFSIIKTVSLPVNSSHHQGLDRLGANLRATGWAADGLIEAVEDPRRPFCLGVQWHPEDMPGDPLQEKIFRAVVAAASRIQPGGTPSRPR; this is encoded by the coding sequence ATGCGACCTCGAATCGGCATCACCTGCGGGTACCGGCCGGGCGAACCGGTCAACGGCTACGAGACCGCTCTGCTTGCGGTCGACGCTCGGTTCTGCGACGTGGTTTTCGACGGAGGCGGCGAGCCGCTGCTCATTCCGCCGGCCGCCCGGGAGGCTGATCTCCTGCCTATCCTGCGCACCCTGAGCGGCATGATCCTCACCGGCGGCCCGGACGTCCCTCCCGAACGATACGGGGCCAAGCCCCATCCCGAAACGAAACTGCTGCACCCCCGCCGCGTAGCCGTCGATTTCGCCGCCGCCAGATTCGCCGACGAGCAGGAACTGGCTGTACTGGCCATCTGCTGCGGCATCCAGGAGTGGAACGTGCACCGCGGCGGCACGCTGCACCAGCATCTGCCCGACCTGCAGTGCTCACCCCAGATCAAGCACCGCGAGGGCAACACCTTCTCCCATCACCCCATCCGAATCGATGAAAAGAGCCTCCTGTTCTCGATCATCAAGACCGTTTCCCTGCCAGTGAACAGTTCACATCATCAGGGACTCGATCGCCTGGGCGCTAACCTGCGAGCGACCGGATGGGCGGCCGACGGCCTGATCGAGGCCGTGGAGGACCCCCGGCGTCCCTTCTGCCTCGGCGTCCAGTGGCACCCAGAAGACATGCCTGGTGACCCTCTTCAGGAGAAGATCTTCCGGGCAGTTGTCGCGGCGGCGAGCCGGATCCAGCCGGGCGGTACCCCGTCACGGCCGAGGTAG